TTGACGTTTGGATATTTTTTAATAAATTCTCTTGCTTTATCTGTAACGTGTTGATCAAACGTAGTAACTCTAAGATATAAGATATCTTCGTCTTTTATATGTTTTGCTACGACTGATTCTACTGTGATGATATCTCTTTGCATATTTATATCAAATGGTTTTTTCTCACCTTTTCTTACTATAGTTATCGTGATAGGAGTTTTTGGCTTACCACGCATTTTATTTACTGCTTCATCTATAGTTATGCCGATAGTTGAGTTTCCATCTATCCTTAGTATGACATCTCCTGCTTTTATACCCGCTTTATACGCTGGAGTATCATCTATAGGCGATATGACTGTAAGTGCGCCATCTTTCATACCTACAGTAATACCAAGTCCGCCAAATTCGCCACTTGTTTGAATCTGCATATCTTTAAACGCTTTTTGATCTAAAAAGCTTGAGTGTGCATCAAGATTTGACATTAGACCAGCTATAGTTTTATCTACTATCGCTGTGAAATTTAGATCATCAACGTAATATTTTTCTACTATTGCTATTGTTTTGGTAAGTTTTGCCAAAGCTTCTAATTTATTTGACTGCCCAGTATCTGTCCCAGCATTTAAATTTACTGCTGTAAAAAGTCCTACTGCAAGAGCCGTCCCAAATCCTAATGCTTGAAATAAATTTTTCTTTTCCAATTTTCTATCTCCAATTTTTAAAAAATCAATTTTATTTAAATTTGCCTAAATTTAAAGT
The sequence above is a segment of the Campylobacter hyointestinalis subsp. lawsonii genome. Coding sequences within it:
- a CDS encoding S41 family peptidase, with protein sequence MEKKNLFQALGFGTALAVGLFTAVNLNAGTDTGQSNKLEALAKLTKTIAIVEKYYVDDLNFTAIVDKTIAGLMSNLDAHSSFLDQKAFKDMQIQTSGEFGGLGITVGMKDGALTVISPIDDTPAYKAGIKAGDVILRIDGNSTIGITIDEAVNKMRGKPKTPITITIVRKGEKKPFDINMQRDIITVESVVAKHIKDEDILYLRVTTFDQHVTDKAREFIKKYPNVKGIVLDLRNNPGGLLNQAVGLVNLFIDKGTIVTQKGRSKSEDEAYEANPNQMITKAPLAILVNGGSASASEIVSGALQDLKRAVVVGENTFGKGSVQVVMPIDNEEALRLTVARYYLPSSRTIQAVGVKPDVLVYPGKVPTEDDNGFNIKESDLKQHLESELDKIEPKKGNKKDESDKNIITKKEIYDDIQLKTAIDTIKVKNIK